Proteins from a genomic interval of Balaenoptera musculus isolate JJ_BM4_2016_0621 chromosome 16, mBalMus1.pri.v3, whole genome shotgun sequence:
- the CSGALNACT2 gene encoding chondroitin sulfate N-acetylgalactosaminyltransferase 2 isoform X3, with protein sequence MPRRGLILQTRTHWLLLGLALLCSLILFLYLLECAPQTDGNASLPGIVGENYGKEYYQALLQEQEEHYQTRATSLKRQIAQLKQELQEMSEKMRSLQERKNVGANGIGYQGNKEQAPSDLLEFLHSQIDKAEVSIGAKLPSEYGVIPFESFTLMKVFQLEMGLTRHPEEKPVRKDKRDELVEVIEAGLEVINNPDEDDEQEDEDGPLGEKLVFNENDFIEGYYRTERDKGTLYELFFKKADLMEYRHVTLFRPFGPLMKVKSEMIDITRSIINIIVPLAERTEAFAQFMQNFRDVCIHQDKRIHLTVVYFGKEGLSKVKSILESVTSCGHSLRVQLWPAILLESFN encoded by the exons ATGCCTAGAAGAGGATTGATTCTTCAGACCCGGACCCACTGGCTACTGTTGGGTCTCGCTTTACTCTGcagtttaatattatttttgtaccTTCTGGAATGTGCCCCCCAGACTGATGGAAATGCATCTCTTCCCGGTATCGTTGGGGAAAATTATGGCAAAGAGTATTATCAAGCCCTCCTACAGGAGCAAGAAGAACATTATCAAACCAGAGCAACCAGCCTGAAACGCCAGATTGCCCAATTAAAACAAGAATTGCAAGAAATGAGTGAGAAGATGAGATCACTGCAAGAGAGAAAGAATGTAGGGGCTAATGGCATAGGCTATCAAGGCAACAAAGAGCAAGCACCTAGTGATCTTTTAGAGTTTCTTCATTCACAAATTGACAAAGCTGAAGTTAGCATAGGAGCCAAACTGCCTAGTGAGTATGGAGTCATTCCCTTTGAAAGTTTTACCTTAATGAAAGTATTCCAGTTGGAAATGGGTCTCACTCGCCATCCTGAGGAAAAACCAGTTAGAAAAGATAAGCGAGATGAATTGGTAGAAGTTATTGAAGCTGGCTTGGAGGTCATTAATAATCCTGATGAAGATGATGAACAGGAAGATGAGGATGGTCCCCTTGGAGAAAAACTGGTATTTAATGAAAATGACTTCATAGAAG GTTATTATCGCACTGAGAGAGATAAGGGCACACTGTATGAACTCTTTTTTAAGAAAGCAGACCTTATGGAATATAGACATGTGACTCTCTTCCGCCCTTTTGGACCTCTCATGAAAGTGAAGAGCGAGATGATTGACATTACTAGATCAATTATTAATATCATTGTGCCGCTTGCTGAAAGAACTGAAGCATTTGCACAGTTTATGCAGAACTTCAG GGATGTATGTATTCATCAGGACAAGAGAATTCATCTCACAGTGGTGTATTTTGGTAAAGAAGGACTATCTAAAGTCAAGTCTATCCTAGAATCTGTCACAAG TTGTGGCCATTCCCTAAGAGTCCAGCTTTGGCCGGCCATTCTTCTCGAATCGTTCAACTAA